The nucleotide sequence CCCTTTCGTGATCCAACGGCCGGTTTTATCACCAAAATTGACGCACCACCCTACGCCGTAAGCAGTGACTCCCTTTTGCGGCGCATTTCGGCCGAGGGTTGGAAAACGCGCTCCCAAACCCAGAACGACGGTCTGTTCCAAAACAAGATGAAAATCTCACGTGTTTTCCGTGGctcatccgcgacgcgcttTGGTGATATTTCGTCAGCCGGCGGTGGGGACGGCGAATTTCCGCGCGAAATCAGACTGACGCGCCATACGGAACGGTCTCGGCACCGAACACGGCACGCCAGTGAGTCAGCCGTCGAAATCGGATTCGCACCGGGAGTGTGTCACGGCCGCGCGATGTGCCAGCGGACCATCGCGAAAGAGAATCGCGAGTCGGGTTCTCGGTTTACGAACCGTGAAAAGCGAATCCGTCTGAAAAAGCAGCGCAAAAGCGGCTCTCAGCATCTCTCAGCCACGTTTTTTCGCATCCGCGCGTCAGCTTTCCAGTGGAGTCGCGCCAGCTGGACCGGCGTTTGCACAAAttgcgccgtcgcgacggcggattaacgcgcgcgcgcaggacCGGACGATTCGCCGCACGAAAGATggccgcgcacgtcgccgcgatgattGGCTTTAggaccgcgctcgccgctccGCGTGCGCTTCGGCGCGTtccccgctcccgcgccgcccgagagacgcgcgggggtaACGACGGTGGTTTCCCCGTGGTCAGGGCGGAGATTCGCAGGATAGcctcccccgacggcacgGTGGTGGACCTGCCGAACGTGACGTTCAAGCGCCCCCCGGCGGtggaccgcgccgcgtgcaAGAGCGGCATGATGcacatcggcgtcggcggcttccacAGGTCCCATCAGCaggtgcgcgccgccccgcgttGAACCGCCCCaacccctcgcgcgtctcttCGTGGTCGAAAACGACCCCGTCGACATCCCACGTGGAACGGGAACCATCCGACTCGGAATGactgcggcgccgcgccgcgcgtctcgcgcccggcgcgtcgttcgggccgcgccgcgccgttttcgacccgttcgcgtcggtgcgaaacggcccgcgcgcgcgacgcggattcgcacgcgcgttcgcggcgcggcgcggcgcgcccaaCGGGGGGACACCCATCTTGCCGCACTAGCTCCCTTTTGCGAACTTAACCCCCGGTTTCTGGTTCGGGTTTTGGCACACACACGGATGAAGAGGaaccgccgccagctgtgtcgccgccTCTCCCTACACGTTTCTCTCcgcccgcagccgccgccttctgACGACGCCCCGTTCCCCGTTCCCGAACACGACGCAGGCGTTCATgaacgagctcctcgacgtcaacttcgacgtcgccaagaACTGGTGCACCACGGGCGTGGGCGTCATGCCAAACGATTCAGCGATGCGCGATTACCTGCGCGATAACGACTGGACGTATCCCATCGTGGCGCGCTccggcaccgacgcgagcacgatgcgcgcggaggtggaggaggtgtACGCGCTGCGGGACATGATCCTCGCGTTCGAGGATCCGATCGCGTGCATCGAGGCGATGGCCAACCCCGACGTCAAGATCGTGTCGCTGACGATCACAGAGTTTGGCTACAGGGTTCCTCTCAACTCGAGCGACTTCAAGTtcatcgagcgcgcgttgAACGGCGAGATGGACTGCGAGACGCCGTACCCGGAGGACATGGAGAAGCCGTCGACGTTCGGAATcatctgcgccgcggcggcggcgcggttcgAGCGCGGCCAGCGGCCGTTCACGCTGATGAGCTGCGATAACCTGCCTCACAACGGCGACGTGTGCAAGGGGCGAatgacctccgccgccgaggagctggtGTGCGCTGGCCTGTGCTCGGTCAGCCTCGACGAGTTTGTCGTCTGGCTTCAGAACGAGGTGCGGTACCCGAGCACCATGGTGGACCGCATCACCCCGGCCACGTCTTGGGACGACATCGCGACCATGCCGGACAAGTACGGCTTCGAGGATAAGTGGCCGGTGATGTGCGAGCCGTACAAGCACTGGGTCATCGAGGATGatttcgtcgacggcgcgaggccgccgtGGGAGACggtcggcgcgacgctgaCCAAGGACGTGGTGTCGCACGAGCTCATGAAGGTTCGCCTCCTCAACGTCACGCACAGCGCCATGTGCTacgtcggcatcctcgcgGGGCTGACGCACGTCCACGAGGCGTGCCTGCACTCGAAGATCCGCTCGTACTTGGAGCTCGTGAtgctcgaggagatcgcccCGACGCTTCGCGCCAACCCCGAGATGGACAAGTCGCTGTGCGATCGCATCCCCTCGTACGCGCGGAGCGTTCTGGAACGTTTCGAGAACGTCGCCGTGAAGGACCAGCTGGACCGCATCGCGATGGACGGGAGCGAAAAGTTCAGGGTGCAGGGCTCGGGCGTCATTCGCGAGGGGATCGCGCTGGGACTTCCCATGGACGCCTTCGCGCTgtacgtcgcggcgtgggcgcacTTCGTCaagcgcgaggtggaggctgGCGTGGAGGTGAAGGACATGGGCGCGCAAggggtcaccgcgccgttcCGCCCCGGAGGCACGGGGCTCCCCGCGTTTTTGGACATGGTCGACATCTTCGGAGATTTGGCGATGGACCTGACCTGGCGACAGAACGTGACGCGGATGTACGACACCATCAACGAGCACGGCATGGAGttcgcgctggacgtcgtcctcggcacGGTGTCCGCGTTCCCAGACTCCATTCGCAGCGATCTGCGACTGGACAACCCGACTCGCGCACAGGAGGCGCAGCAGCTGGCGGGGGACGAAGCCGTCGTGGCCGTCGTCaaccccgcgcggctcgcgtcggcggagaccATCATGTACACCTCGGAGATGCTGATGGGCGAGGGGTCCTCCGTGAACGTCAACGCCAGGTGAGAGGACTGTTTTGTTTTGCTTTATagcgcgccggcggaaagctcgccgcggtcggtcACCGGACCCGCGCCACTTCACGGGCCAAAGTCGAAAGATCCCGACTGCTCGAATGTACCACCATCAGTAAAGAATACGATCCCATCATTAAAGAGTTCATTCACTCGCGTACGCCGTTACGTTCGCCCCGGGGCGGGCCCCTCAGCGCctgacgctcgcgcccggggaaccccccgccccgacccgtcccccccccgccccgccgccatcgagtCGGGGTCCGCCCAAagcgcttgtccgcacgCGACGAACAccgccggcaccgccgccgccacgaacACCATCGACAGCACCGCCCACGTCGGGTCCTGCACGTACAGGAGCGCCACGACGATGGGCGAGCACGTCTGTCCCGTCGCGAAGCACACTCTGCTCGCACCGGTGATTCGACCCAtcgagcccggcgcgtgcgcatCCGCGATGATCTTGATCCTCATCTGGTTGGGAACCTGCAGCAGCACGACGCAGAGGATCAGGAAGAACGTGACGGTCAGTATGCCCTCCTGCGTGCGATGCACCGAGGGGAGGGCCAAGACGGACAGCACCATCACGGTTCCGATCGAGCTGCACGTTATGCTGCAGTGCACGCCGAACCGCGCGACAAACGGCGGTATCAATCCGTacatggcgacgacgttggcGACGGGGATGGCCATGAACGCCCACCCCACGCGCACGACCGACCACCCGAGCACCTGCTTCGCCATGAGCACGAAGAGCACGATGAACCCCATGAACAGGTACCCGGTGTTGAACGCGGTGTAGCAGTGGCTCACCATGGCGCCCGTTCGAAACACCGAGACTTTTTTTTCCAGCTGCGTCAACGccccgtcgccagctgtgtcgccggctgtgtcgccgccgccgccccgattCCCCCCCGGCCCACccccaccgcctcctccctcgcccgcctcgcccaccgcgaagctcgccctcggggacatccccgcgcccaccccgacgccagcctccgcctcctccctgcGCCTCGCTCCGCTCTCCGTGACGGCCGGAAGATCTCtcttcgcgacgacggctacgaagacgagcgccgcgcccgcgacgcacgcggacaGCAGGTTCAACCCGAGCCACCCCATCGTTCCGTACgcgagtccgacgacgacgcccccgagggcGTAGCCGCCGTTGACGCTGAGCGAGTACGCGTTGACTCCCGCGAGCGTCTGCGCCTTGTCCTCCGCCCTCTGCAGGATGTacatgagcgccgcgacgagagGGGAggacgccccggcgacgagccggatggcgaggagcgccccGGGTCGCGTCTCCACCGCCGTGAGCGTGAAcagcacgacgtcgcccagCAGCGTCGCGAGCAGCGTCCGTTTCGCGCCCAGCCCGTCCCCagccgcgcccaccgcgaagtttcccatcgcggcgcccgcgtacTGCGCCGTGGTGATGGCGCCGGTCCACGTCGCCACCTGCGCGGGCGTCAtccccgcctcgtccgcgcacCAGTAGGGCAGCGCCGGGGTGAGCATGGCCATCCCGAGGTAatccgcgaacgtcgcggccATCCCGGGGAGGAACGGGAGCGGGAAGAGGTGCTCCGCGCATCGTCTCATCGCAGATCCCGTCGCAatcgaccccgcgccgccgccgccgccgtcgccgccgtcgccgctccctCGGCCGCCGTAGCCGCTCCCTCGGCCGCCCTTccccccgccgtccgcgcgccacccgtcagtggcgcgtcgacgctccCCGCACCCCACCCCAACCCAACACGCGTTTGCGTTTGTGGAGTTCATCAGTTCGCATTCGCACTTGTCTGCGCGCGTTTGCGAAACATCATCTGATGGGGGGCGGCTGGACGGACCTCGGCGTGCGGGCGGATCCCGATAATCCGCTCGCCCTGCGCGAGCacatcgccaccgcggtggcgctcggatacgccaccgtcgccaccgacacgcgcgtcgacgctggGGACAAGGCGGCCGGACGAGAGATCGCCCGCGGACTCGACCCCATCGACCCAGCGACGttggcctcggcgctcgccgacgcgtccgcgcgaacaggcgcgcgtcccgtccTGAACCGCCTCACGCGGCTGACGATCCGCTTCGGCGAGCCCGGGGAGCTCCAAACGCTGCTCAACGCccacgaccgcgcggtgcgagcgTACGacatcctcgcgctcgagcccaccaccgaacgcgcgctcgcatCCGCGTGCGCCAACCGCCGAtgcgacgtcatcgcgctcgcgctgggcgcACGGCCCAGCTTTCGattgcgcgcgggcgcggtgaaagccgcggcgtcgaacggcATCGCCTTCGAGGTGGCGTATAACTCGGCGCTCAtggagacgacggcgaggcgcaaCTTTTTCGCCAACGCTGCATCATTGACTCGAGCgtgcgggggcgggggcgacgcgggcgcgccacacggcgtcgggggcgtggTCATCCTGACCGGGGGGTCGAGAAGAGCCAACGAGCTGAGGgcgccgctcgacgtcgtcaacCTGGCGACGATGTTCGGGATgaaggacggggacgcgaggcgagcgatggcggcgcggtgcgacgcgttggtggcccgcgccgctcgaaggcgcgccgcggaagccgacgccgccgaccgctgagggttagggttagggtttaGTCAGGCGAGAGGCTTTAAGGCTGCGATGTCCACCGGCCGGCGGCTCAAAGAATTAGGTTGGTTAGAAGAGTTAGAAGACCGCTGTTATAGGGTCGAGCACGACCACCCCTACGTTATGAATGAGATCCACCATCTGTTCGTACGAGGAGATCTCAACCCTCGATCTGGTTGACGCCCCGGCCCTTCTCCACcaccccgacgagcgcggcgccgccgaggtacaGCGACATCAGCGGCACCGCCAGCAGCATCTGCGTGAACGGGTCCGTGCTCGGCGtcagcaccgccgccgctacgacggacccgacgacgacgtaccGCCAGATGCTCAGCATCTGCGCCGACGACACCAACCCGGACTGGCCCAAGAGCAGCTGAATCACCGGCACCTGGAACGACAGCCCGGTGGAGAAGAGCAGCACAAGGACAAACTCGAAGTACTGATCGATCGACCACAGCGACTCCACAGCCTCGTTGCTGTACCCGATGAAAAACTTCAGAGCGGCTGGCGTTAAAATCGCATACGCGAAGCCGATGCCGGCGTAGAAGAGTACGGAGGAGCCGAGGACGATGGGCGCGAGGAACTTGCGCTCGTCCCGCGTGAGACCGGGAACGACGTATGCGATCGCCTCGTAGAGCACcacgggggcgccgaggagcaaGCCGCAGTAGCCGGCGACCTTGACCGTCGTGAAGAAGTACTCCCCCGGGCCGAGCTGGAGAAACTTGACCTGATCGATCACGGGTTGCTCCAGGAAGATGACCAGATCCTTGGCGAAGCAGAAGCAGAGGaggatcgcgacggcgcacgcccccgcggagacCAACGCGCGGTCccgcagctcctcgaggtgCTCCCAGATCGTCATGTTCACGTCATCCGGGAGCTCATCTTCGCCGGGGTAGAGAAACGAGCGTACCTGCTCCGCCTGTctctccggcggcggagccgccgccgcgagcgccggcaccggccggggcgccgccgccgccgccgcggggacgaacccgtccgcggcgctggacgccatcgccgcctccacagccttcggcgtcgacgccaccgtcgccgtcgccgtcgcgggctcgagatcgccgacgccggggaagggatcgtcctcgccgagggatcgcgccgccgggacgcCGCCCCAGTCGATGGacggaccgccgccgctcgtcgtcgtcgtctcgatCCCCGCCGCCATGTCATTCACgcccttgagcgcctcctcgaacgcgccgtcgtcgaagagGCTGGACTTGTACGGTTCTTTCGACGCCGGCATCGCGGCTTCGGCTTTagcggcggtcgcgacgggcgcggcggccgcgagctcctccatcttgcgtcgccgcgatgccctCGCGCGGGCCTCCACGCtcatggcgacgacgggttccggctccggcgccttcgtccggggcgtcggcgccgcgacctcgTCCCTCTGTTGTTTCGCCGTCTGCGCCTCCGTCTGCGCCAACttcgctcgcctcgccgcgcgcgcccgctgCTCGGGGTTcatggtcgccgccgccggcttcgcgggcggcgcgggcgccgcctccgcctccgccttggcgcgcctggccgcgcgggcgcgctgctccgcgttcatcgccgcggccggcgccgcgacgccgcccctcCCGCGGGACGTCGAGACCCCGAGTCGAGACCCCATCCGGGATCCGGGTATCCGCGTCcgtgacgcacgcgcgcgcgcctcgagcgacgcggcggacgcggacgccgccacggTCGCGAGCGACATCGTCGAAACGCCGATCCGCGTCTCACGAGCGCGTGGCAACTGCGaccctcggccgccgcgcgtcgacgattaTGACCCCGCCGTCGAATCGACGAACGGAGAAGCCACGTTACCTTCTGCGTCTGATCCACGGGCGAATGTGGCGAAAGATTTGACGCGACCGATTTCTCGAGTCGTAGACGGTCGTTTCCCCCCGGTTCGCTGTTTAGGTTACGCGTACTGCGAACCAGTCGGCCCAAAAACACAAAATCGACGCACGGCGAGATCTCGGCCTatccgcggtgacgtcgaagGGGGAGTTTTCCCGCGAGTTCAAACAGGCGGCCCTTCCTCGGGAGACGCGCCACTCGTGaggccgcgcggcgcgcgcgcgtcggtcgaAGGATCCGGTGAaggaccgcggcgcgtcgaggagagtatcgccgaccgcgcgacgcgcgccttcggcgacgggacccggagggaggcgcgaggcgaccctcgacgccccgagGGGGCGCTGactggacgagcgcgcgagggggcCGACTGACATTCCCCTCGGAAGGGGCCGACCACGATGGCGGACAGGGCCGCGCAGATCGTGTCGGAGTGGTTCGTGAAGTGCGCCAACGTGGTACTACAGTCCCGGATAgtgctcgcgtcggacgaGGGGAAGCAGAACCGAtgggtgcgtcgcgcggtcccgcgcgcccccgcgacccGTCTCGAGTCCGGTTTTGGCCATCGCTGATGAAAAACACGAGAGCCCgatccgccgtcgctcccgccgcggcgccttcCGCGTCATCGCCCGACCTCGCCCGGATCTCATCCGAGACTTACCCACCCATCGTCCCTCCCACTCGCGTCCCGCAGTTTAAcctggacgtcgtcgagctcgacgcgtaCGCAAAGTCTCTCCAGCCGTGGCGTTCCAAGCAGCGGTCGGGGCCCGAAAAGAgcggccgcctcccgccgctcgtcctcgacgtgtACGTGTCCGACCTCGGGCCCGACGGCGAAGagcggggtgccgaggagggggaggagaAGTCGCGGGAACGCCCCCGCGTCCTGATCGAGCGGTGGGTGCTGCGacacgacgccgacgacgccgacgcgggtttgctcggcgacgacgaatctTCGTCGaacgatcgtcgtcgtcagaatccgtcgccgagcaaaCCCGgacggacgagcgcggagacggtggcggtggcgtaCAAACGAACCGTCGTGATGGTCCGGGCGTTACACGCCCTGTGCAGGTCGTTACCGGCGAACAGGTTCCacagggcggcgaggcaaTCGCAGTGCCGCGGGCTTCGCTTCGCGATGTCGCACGAGGTTCGGCCGGGGGGGACGGGAGGGGGGGTCGATTcatcggacgccgccgtcgtcgtcgaagaggaaaaaccgagcggcggcggcggggacttTGGGGAGTACTCGTTCACGCCGGTGCGCACGCCCGCCGGTGGGTCGCTGCGCGCCGTGGTGTACTTTTTGAACGCGGACAAACTCGCCGGGATGGACTGCGTCCCGaagccgacggcgccgcgagtcATAGACGGatacctcggcggcggtcagaAACGGTCAGAAACGGCTGGTGGCGGCGGGGCTCACCCGACGGGCCCGGGCCCCTTCCTCCCTTCGAGCcacacgagcgcgtcgccctcccctTTCTCTTCCACCGACGCCccggctccgccgcggcgtgacTTTGGCTTTGGAACTTCCCCTTCGTCGGGCGGAGTGAGTGGACGTCCGTTTCGGGCGAACTCCTGGGCGGGAAAGGCGACGTACGgcttcggcgcgtcgccgcccgcgcgggccaCACTcccggcgggcggctcgccggtcacgacgggcgacggcgtcccgggCGGCTTACCCCGCGCCGGATCCCGCGGGATGCTCTccgaggccatcgcggagcagaaggcgagcgaggagggcgcgggcggggtgaaCGCTCCTTCGGTCGCTCCTTCGGGaggagcggcgacgaagggggAGTCGGTTGGTCGCTCGTccacgaagccgccgccgtcgccgcctcagATTTACGGCTTTGGCGTCGGGTCGCTCGGGACGGCTACAAACTTCGGAGACAAAGTTCCCCCAAGTTCCCCCCGGTACGGAAGCGTCGGGTCCCCGCACGTCGGGTCCCCGTCGCTtccgttcgcgtcgaccaGCCATCCGACGCGGTTCACCCCACTCGGAAGCGGCGGATCCGGACCGAGAGGAGGAGGGCACGGATTCTCGACGTCgctggcgagcggcgaccacgcgctggcgaggagggcgcgcgagTTCGGCCGCTCACCCGGGGACGGCCAGACGCTTCCGGGGTCCCGGCCGCAGTCCGCGAGGTtaaacggcggcgcgatcgacgatTCCCCGCCGTGGCACTTCCGGGGTTTTACcggcgcgctctccgcgtcgccggggagcacgccgggcggcggcacgacgccgcggggctcgcacgggtcgcacgggggcgggagcgcgggcggcgccggccacAACCAATCAAACTCGGGAGGTGGAGACCGATCCAACCCCATCGGGGTGTATTACGCGTCTCCGgggaggcgcccgcgtcgcccgtcgtggtcgtcgccctcgtcgtcgctgagcgcgtcgctgagccacggcggggacgcgagcggcggcgcgggagggggTGGTGGGGGGATCGgctcgctcgtcggcggagcgctctcggcgccgctggggtcgtcgccggggcggctCGGATTCGCGTATTCCCACGGCGGGGTGGGTGGGTTCAACGGGGCGCCGCACGCCTACTCGTAcggggcgtcgcccggggcgtcgcccggggGATCGTTCGCGAACGCCATGgcgcacctccgcgcgcagcgcgccgggcaaggcgccggggcgggcgtcGTGCATGCGACGGGGATTCAACGGATCCCGGACTCGGGACACGGCGCGATGTtcgagagcggcgcggacAGCGACCAACTGCcgttcgcgctcgacgacgaagacgatgGCTTAGGGTTCgatcacggcggcggcggcgcgtcgagcggcggcggaggcggcggcggaggcggaggcgggatCGGATCCTCCGTCGACTCGCCGATCGATCGGCAAAGTCGGGAAGGTTCGTCGTTCGGGTCTGGggtcggaggaggcgcgtccGGTCGGTCGGACGCCGCTGTGGGGGCGCTCGTGCGCATGCtccaggacgccgcgccgctgagCGCCGAGTGGGGTACCGAGGGAGAGCGGGTGGGCGGGGggccgcgcgggtggggggacgcgggcggcggcgcgtctgAGATCGATTCCAGTCGCGACGCGTCTTCCGAGGCGTCCGGGGACACGGCCGGCGGTGTCACCGCGGGGGGGGTTGGCGGGGAGATGACTTTGGACTGGGCGCTGTCGCAGCTGAGCCGGTTCAGGGATTTTAAGGCGTCCCTGGAcgagtcgacgtcgacgctcgaggcggtggaggagaggccaaacggcgaggagggcgggacGGAGTGATTTCGTCGCGTTGTTTCGCCGAATCCGCGCGTCAATCGGTGCGATCCGACACGTGCACAGAACGTGTTTCGCGGCTGTCGTTCGTCGGGAATTTCGGAGAAAAATCATGTAAACCACGTTTGGGCGCGTTCACATTTTTAACTCAAGAATAGACGGCAACCGTCCCTCCGTCGTCCAGCGATTTGGAATAAAATGCCCGCAAAAGTGGTCCGGGGGCGCTCCTCGGTGGGCAATTTTTCCCGAGACGTCAACATCGAGGCGCCATTCAGCggtgcggcgcgcgtggccgTCCGCAGGCGAGTACCGTCGACCCTCTGTtcgatcgcgtcgcaggTGCGAAACCGCGGCCGTCGTTTGGAGCGGGATCCGGTGGACGGAGAGGACACCGGAGGGCGCGTGTTCGACGGAAACCCCCAGCCCGCTTTTTTCGTTGGGGTGCGCGGGGTATTTTAGACgagccgacggcggccgcgggggggATTGAGGGACGATGGCGGATTACGATTACGACAGCGCGCGGATGAAGGATGCGAGCTACGCGGAGGCCTCGTGGGATAGGTTCCTATTTCAGCAGGTTTGCGGCCTCGGGGGCTTCTTCACGGTGCTCATCCTGACCCGCCTGTGGACGTCCTTCTCGCACACCCGGTTCCTGAAGCGACGGCACAAGAGCAGGATTGACACTCTCTTCTGTCTCATGGACATCATCTTCTCGACCGGGTCCATGTTCTCGTTCATCGCGTACTCGGACCTTCGGGCGTACAACATCGGGCTGACCGTCGTGGAGGGCTTCTTCGCGGTGTTTTACCTGGCGGCCATGATGCGACGGCTGTGGCTCAAGAACTTCGACTACGGCGTCGCGATTACGTTCAGCAACTTCTTCGACTCCTACTCTGTCGCGGTGATCCTGTACCAGATCTTCTCTGGTATGCCCACCTTCCTGACGCCGCTCTTCATGCGTTCCATGGCGGCGCTCATCCGCTACGAGGAgatgctcgagctcggcctcCTGAACGACTGGTTCGGCGAGGTGAGGCAGCGCCTCGGACTGTCCGCGCTGAGGTTCATCTGCATCACGTACTTCTTCGCGTGCTGCGGGTTTTGCATCGAGATCTTGGGAGACATCGACATCAacaaggacgacgccgtggacaGGATCTTCGTTTCCGTCAACCCGGACTACGAACAGACGATCCTGAAGCAGCTGTACTACGTCGTGGTGACGCTGAGCACGGTTGGATACGGAGACATCTCGCCAGACACGACCATCCACCAGATCTTCGCCATGCTCATGATCGTCAGCGGCGTCttgatcgcgtcgtcggaggtGTCCGCCATCATGGCCCTGAAGGATTCCATCGACACCGGCACCGGCCAGTACAGGCGATCGAGGTTTCGCAACTCGCACATCATCGTcttgggcggcgccgtcacctccggctcggcgacgctgcAAATCTTTCTCGAGGAGCTGCTgcacccgtcgcggccgagCACCATGCTCCCGGACGTGGTCCTGATGTCCGAGGAGGCGCCCGGTAACGGGTTGAGACGAATCctggcgtcgccgctgggCAGGCAGCACGTCAGGTTCATCCGAGGGTCGCCCATGGATcagtcggcgctcgcgcgggcggatgCCGCCAACGCGGATATGTCGTTCATCATGGGGGACCTCTCTTgcctcgagcacctcgcgcacgccgaggacgaggacacgatccttcgcgcgtcgctctTACAGCGGCAGCTTCCGGGCTTGCCCGTCAGggtgctgctgctgcggccGTGGGCGAAGGAGATGGCGAGAACCGCGGGCATCAACCCGTTGTCCTGCCTCACGTCCGGGGTGCTCAACTACTACCGCACGGCGCTCTCCGTGAGGGTACCGGGCGTACCCGTGCTCCTGACCACCATGTACAGCAAGCTCGCCGGCGATTGGTCGCAACTTCCGTCCAGCGGCCAGCCGTGGGTCCGAGAGTACTTCACGTCCATGCGACACGACGTGTACGGGGCGCAGGTCGGGCCCGAGTACGACGGC is from Micromonas commoda chromosome 12, complete sequence and encodes:
- a CDS encoding twin arginine targeting family (protein export); the protein is MASSAADGFVPAAAAAAPRPVPALAAAAPPPERQAEQVRSFLYPGEDELPDDVNMTIWEHLEELRDRALVSAGACAVAILLCFCFAKDLVIFLEQPVIDQVKFLQLGPGEYFFTTVKVAGYCGLLLGAPVVLYEAIAYVVPGLTRDERKFLAPIVLGSSVLFYAGIGFAYAILTPAALKFFIGYSNEAVESLWSIDQYFEFVLVLLFSTGLSFQVPVIQLLLGQSGLVSSAQMLSIWRYVVVGSVVAAAVLTPSTDPFTQMLLAVPLMSLYLGGAALVGVVEKGRGVNQIEG
- a CDS encoding major facilitator superfamily (multidrug efflux); translated protein: MAATFADYLGMAMLTPALPYWCADEAGMTPAQVATWTGAITTAQYAGAAMGNFAVGAAGDGLGAKRTLLATLLGDVVLFTLTAVETRPGALLAIRLVAGASSPLVAALMYILQRAEDKAQTLAGVNAYSLSVNGGYALGGVVVGLAYGTMGWLGLNLLSACVAGAALVFVAVVAKRDLPAVTESGARRREEAEAGVGVGAGMSPRASFAVGEAGEGGGGGGGPGGNRGGGGDTAGDTAGDGALTQLEKKVSVFRTGAMVSHCYTAFNTGYLFMGFIVLFVLMAKQVLGWSVVRVGWAFMAIPVANVVAMYGLIPPFVARFGVHCSITCSSIGTVMVLSVLALPSVHRTQEGILTVTFFLILCVVLLQVPNQMRIKIIADAHAPGSMGRITGASRVCFATGQTCSPIVVALLYVQDPTWAVLSMVFVAAAVPAVFVACGQALWADPDSMAAGRGGDGSGRGVPRARASGAEGPAPGRT
- a CDS encoding predicted protein; its protein translation is MGGGWTDLGVRADPDNPLALREHIATAVALGYATVATDTRVDAGDKAAGREIARGLDPIDPATLASALADASARTGARPVLNRLTRLTIRFGEPGELQTLLNAHDRAVRAYDILALEPTTERALASACANRRCDVIALALGARPSFRLRAGAVKAAASNGIAFEVAYNSALMETTARRNFFANAASLTRACGGGGDAGAPHGVGGVVILTGGSRRANELRAPLDVVNLATMFGMKDGDARRAMAARCDALVARAARRRAAEADAADR
- a CDS encoding predicted protein; translation: MADRAAQIVSEWFVKCANVVLQSRIVLASDEGKQNRWFNLDVVELDAYAKSLQPWRSKQRSGPEKSGRLPPLVLDVYVSDLGPDGEERGAEEGEEKSRERPRVLIERWVLRHDADDADAGLLGDDESSSNDRRRQNPSPSKPGRTSAETVAVAYKRTVVMVRALHALCRSLPANRFHRAARQSQCRGLRFAMSHEVRPGGTGGGVDSSDAAVVVEEEKPSGGGGDFGEYSFTPVRTPAGGSLRAVVYFLNADKLAGMDCVPKPTAPRVIDGYLGGGQKRSETAGGGGAHPTGPGPFLPSSHTSASPSPFSSTDAPAPPRRDFGFGTSPSSGGVSGRPFRANSWAGKATYGFGASPPARATLPAGGSPVTTGDGVPGGLPRAGSRGMLSEAIAEQKASEEGAGGVNAPSVAPSGGAATKGESVGRSSTKPPPSPPQIYGFGVGSLGTATNFGDKVPPSSPRYGSVGSPHVGSPSLPFASTSHPTRFTPLGSGGSGPRGGGHGFSTSLASGDHALARRAREFGRSPGDGQTLPGSRPQSARLNGGAIDDSPPWHFRGFTGALSASPGSTPGGGTTPRGSHGSHGGGSAGGAGHNQSNSGGGDRSNPIGVYYASPGRRPRRPSWSSPSSSLSASLSHGGDASGGAGGGGGGIGSLVGGALSAPLGSSPGRLGFAYSHGGVGGFNGAPHAYSYGASPGASPGGSFANAMAHLRAQRAGQGAGAGVVHATGIQRIPDSGHGAMFESGADSDQLPFALDDEDDGLGFDHGGGGASSGGGGGGGGGGGIGSSVDSPIDRQSREGSSFGSGVGGGASGRSDAAVGALVRMLQDAAPLSAEWGTEGERVGGGPRGWGDAGGGASEIDSSRDASSEASGDTAGGVTAGGVGGEMTLDWALSQLSRFRDFKASLDESTSTLEAVEERPNGEEGGTE
- a CDS encoding predicted protein encodes the protein MAAHVAAMIGFRTALAAPRALRRVPRSRAARETRGGNDGGFPVVRAEIRRIASPDGTVVDLPNVTFKRPPAVDRAACKSGMMHIGVGGFHRSHQQAFMNELLDVNFDVAKNWCTTGVGVMPNDSAMRDYLRDNDWTYPIVARSGTDASTMRAEVEEVYALRDMILAFEDPIACIEAMANPDVKIVSLTITEFGYRVPLNSSDFKFIERALNGEMDCETPYPEDMEKPSTFGIICAAAAARFERGQRPFTLMSCDNLPHNGDVCKGRMTSAAEELVCAGLCSVSLDEFVVWLQNEVRYPSTMVDRITPATSWDDIATMPDKYGFEDKWPVMCEPYKHWVIEDDFVDGARPPWETVGATLTKDVVSHELMKVRLLNVTHSAMCYVGILAGLTHVHEACLHSKIRSYLELVMLEEIAPTLRANPEMDKSLCDRIPSYARSVLERFENVAVKDQLDRIAMDGSEKFRVQGSGVIREGIALGLPMDAFALYVAAWAHFVKREVEAGVEVKDMGAQGVTAPFRPGGTGLPAFLDMVDIFGDLAMDLTWRQNVTRMYDTINEHGMEFALDVVLGTVSAFPDSIRSDLRLDNPTRAQEAQQLAGDEAVVAVVNPARLASAETIMYTSEMLMGEGSSVNVNAR